CATTGTCTGCTTTCAAAGTCTGGTAATGATACACTTTAGAAGCTTTGAAGAAAACCTTTGTCTAGACAGAAACAGCTTAAGAAAGCTTTTGAAATGTAGCATTCACTTGAAACCTTTGTTGATGCCTGTAGGAAGCACTGATCCGTATTTGGGAAATCCTGAGCTGTTTTCTACTTCCTTGTGCTAAAAGCGTGCAAGGGGTTTGCATGACAACAGGAactgtgagaaataaaaatgtacacCTTTCCTAAGGAGCGTGGTTCAACCTGTGACAGATTTTTCTCACAgaaagaatttccttttcatccagaaattaattttcctttaaaattaaattaagctaCATGTGACATTCTGGCTTTTGCATCTTCAGCATTGAGCTTGGATTGGAAGGTATTTTAAGGACATCTCCAGAGCTGTTAAAGAGgtataatctgaaaaaaagtagCTACAGTTTTATTGAAACATAGACTTTTGACCAGTCTCCTTGACTTGAGGTCCAGAGGCCTTTTCCAGAATATTACTTCACAAAATCCAGGTTTGGTTCTGACTGCAGAGTATTAAGGATATGCAACAAATAAACCAGTCCCATCTAGACGTGCAGCAGATCAGCCTGCGTCTCGCACGGGAAGAGACACCCTACAGCGGCGACAGCCAAGCACAGGCCCAGGGTGTGATGCTCTCCACTTGGTTGGACTCCCGTTGAGGAACAGCCCACATGAGATGAAGCTGAAAGGGGGCAGAGCCACGACCTAGTCCGCTTCTCTGGCCAGCCTAACTAGCTGATCATGGAGAAGGTGGCATGCTGCACCATCTCTCTGGGATTTGGAAGTCAGAGGATTATGGCTCCTGGATACATCTCTGTGATAACCACCTGACCGAAAAATTTATTTGGGGCATTATCTGATGCCTCCTGCCCAGGAAGGGCAGTCATTctggtcatttttatttttagtggttCAGTTTGATTTGGCTATTTATTGTGATTATGTGTATATTAactgcttttcatcttcagagtGCTTTACAAACAACTATACGTTTCATAGAATTTGTCTCAGGTACTCTGaggaaatgcatgtttttcatagACAACAAAGATTTAATCTCTGCTTTGAGGGACAAATGTAATTCAGGCTTACTGACAGAGTTACCAGCAGCACCACTATATTTCCAGAAATCtcaaaactgaggcagagagagagagattgaatCTCTTGTCAGAgactgcaaagagaaggaaaaaagccaagcATAATGGATCCCAATCAGACATTCAGACCACTACCTTGCCCTTCTCTTGGATAACAAATAGAAACACTTAGGCACTCAAAAATGAGTGCTTCAGCTCTGGATCCTTAGAGACAACTGTGCAGGTAACTAGACTTCTACTTTTTGGGTCTGGGAAACAGACCCTGCAAAAGTAACAGcccttagaaaaacaaaataagcattAGAAAAGGAAGCTGGCTACCACGTAAAGAATAAGAACAAAGCCTGTGACTGCCGTGGACGTTTTTAGCAGTGCTGCGTCAGTACACTCAAGCCGAGTGAACAGTTTGCAGCAAGTCATTTGGACAACTCATTGaggctttttccatttctgaactgTGTGTGATTTGcctaaatgtgtttgtttttcaaggtTATTGGctgtaaattaagaaaaaataattgggtTCAGAGCTCCAGCAATAGCTAGACCCAGACTTGGACTGCAAGTACTTGAAGGCAATAGCTAAATAGTACCCAATAGCTAAAAGTGTATACATGTTCAGAGTACTTTTCTAGAAATCAACAGAGTATTTTTATaccaaataattttgattagatgCCCACAGCACAAACCTGCACCTTACCTAGATTTAAGAATCtagattaaaaatttattttcatagatAGCAGTTCATATTTACTTCCTAtccattttctgtattctttcctgAAAATTTCATTACTCCTGCAAACAGTGCTGTCCCATTCGTTAtcaactgaaagtgaaaaaaaccacagccaggattaattcaattttttatttaaatgaaatttatgGACACGTTTTGAGGTATTTTATCAGTATTTGTTCTTACTTATACACAAGTATTTTTTCAGGTGTTCAGTCACCATATcatgaaggaaagacaaaaagataCAAAACCATTTCACCAATGTGAGgccaaaaaagcaaaagtttgaaAGGTCTGTGGAAAGTGTATGGGCAAGGGGGAGTTTACCCCATATTCAGAATGGGATTTAAGCACATAGCTAAATGTTATTTATATCTGACCTTTGAGAAAGGAAGATTTTCGAGCAATTTGGAGAATAATTCTCATTTTAAGTAGACATGATCCAAATTAAACATATTTCATAGATTTTGAGATACTAATTTGAAAAGGTGCATTCTTTGAAAAAGTAACACAACATTctaaacaaaaggagaaataccTACATTTTCATGCAGATGTAAACCGATACATTTAATGTTACCCTTTTTGTACACACCAGTACCTAACCACTACAGGAACACATTTCTAACCATATaatctcagaaaagaaagaaaaaggctggcAACATTTTTTCAGTATCATGAGTGGAGCTTTGCTTTTGAAGGCGCAGTTTTACAGAACTCTGTTTCCCTCTTCCTAGCATTGATTAGAATGAAAGtgttagattttcttttcctgaaaattatcCTTTGAATAATCACCAAATAGCCAGTGCCCAATGTATGAGTTGGTTCTTTCACTTTAGAAGATGCTGTAAAAGAAATTCATTTCCAAATATAGccttatttatattaaaaaaatgtcttttcagaaATAGGAGTATTTCTGTGAGTTTTCTAAAAATTTTAGGGAAAGACATTTTACCTAAATCTTACCTTTCCCAGTCCAAGTGTTTGCAACCCTGTGCATCTCAGGTTAGCAGTCAGGAAAAATAGACAACAAAGCTTACacaaggaagcaggagaaaggggagggagattTCGTGAAATGGATTTATCTGGTTTTGCTGTCTCATAGCgtgaaaggcaaaagaaaatggatgaaCAGAATAAAAGCTGAATGAAAACTAGAATGCAAAAGttgcttcatttttaagaatCCAAATAAAGTTTAGTAACATAGCTGAAGCAACCCGAGAGAGATCTGTTTGCTTACGAATCATCTTTAGGTTTTGCGCAGACAACATTTAAAGTCCTTTGACAGAttgaaaatacctcttttttttcccccctagctgttttcccttttcctggtATTCATTTTCAACTGTAGAAAAATCCCCAGGGTTTTAGATTTGGTTTTCAGCCGAACTTGAAGGTTTCTGTCTCCGGAGGGGCTGTTTCCTAGCTGCCCGTTTCCTCAAATTCACTGTAGGGGGATGAAGCTGAAGAGGTTTTAGACTCTCCATCACTGTTGCACTCCCGTGGGGGACCAGGACTGGGAGCTTCCGGGAGCTCCTTGGCAGAGAGAGTTTCCTTACTGTTAGACCCTAAGGGATGGCAGTCCAGCAAGCTCTGCAGGTGTTTTATGTAGCTTATTGCAGCTCTCAGGGTCTCCACTTTGCTGAGGCGCTTGTCAGCAAATTCCTTGGGCAGGTGCTCTCTCAGGCGTGTGTAGCCCTCATTCACGCAGCGGACCCGCTGCCTTTCCCTCTCGTTCCTCTTTCGAATGAAGGCAGGCTCAAAGGAATAGTCATAGACACCTACATAGCCAGGGAATGGGATGTAGGAGATGTGACCTGCATGCCCACTGTAGGCTTGCTCCCAGTAAGATGGGTCCAGATGGAAGGGAACCCCAAAGGGCTCTCTCAGGGGGACCCCGTGGGGATGCACATGGCTGTTAGCCAGGGACATAGCTCCTGAAAAGGCAATCCTGTTCAACAGTCCATCATCATCTTTATTGCTGtccatgcttctttttttttctcactggtGGAATGTCAGTTCCTGAATTTGGCGTCCAAATCTTGTATCAGTCCAAGCAAGGATGAAACATTTGTATAGGTACTCTGCCCCACAGGCTGCAATCTCCTCCTGCGGTGTATAAAAACTCGGATCTCAAAGCACGGCTAACGACTCATGAGGTCCACTCTGTGCCTGGAAATCAGCTCTAAGCCTTGTTTTTATAGATGTAGGATGCCAGCTAATTTACAGACAGGTATCGAGGACCATCACTCCACACTTTAAACCCTTCTTTTCCTCTGATCTTCATATTTCAAAAGATAATAAGAGGGTTCCTGTGTATTCCTTTTCTCTCCGCTTGAAATTATGACCATAAGAGTTAATGCCAAACATAAATAATCTTCCAGGCTCCAAACACTTCTCATGTATTGTAATCCACGATATCGTTTGATATAATTGTCTCCAAAAGATGGGTAATTTGCAAAGTTTACAGGGATCTTCAAAGTTTTGGCAGAACTCCTCCCTTTCAGGAACCAAGGATCTTCTGTCATCTGAAAACTACCCAAAGGCTTTTCACAATGAAATCCAAAAGACAACTGCAAGCTTTGTTGTTTCGGCTGCTCTGGTCTAACTGAAACAGGTCACAAGCAGTTTGCAAAACTTAAATGGCATGTCTCTAGCTTTCTGGGGAAGCTGAGAAATCTTCAAAGGAAAGAGTGCTCTCTTGTGGTTGCAAGTCATGTCAGATCAAGAATGCATACGTGCAAGCACAAGAGGAAAACCGCTTTCTTTGCCCAAAGAGAGCCTTTTTCAAGAAGTGTGAGCTTCACAAAGTGAATGTGAGCATTTTCAAAAAGTCTTCAACATTTTGTGTGTTTCTGCTCATTGCAGGAATGTTCTGGTCATCACTATGAGCACCTGCCTCAGATAACCAAATACAAAGGTGATACCCTGATTGCCCCCTGTGTAGCTATTACTAGATATTTACTTAAATATTGGCTTTCGTGATGGACCCTACACACTGCTTTAATTGGGGAGCTGAAAATCTCTCTTGACTGTGCCAGATCTGTGCTGCATCCTCCAGTTTGCCTGCAGCTTGCCAAAGAGAAGAGGTGGACAAGAGACAAGGACTTTTGGCAGTAGAAGGGCATAATGTTCTCATCCGTGCCTTTCCTCTAAAATACGCTGTTGTGTTAGGATCTTCTTTGCAGCAACTGGAGGCTCTTTGACTTTTCCCACATTGTTGTTCAAGAGCTCCatagttacatttttttctgaaaacacatcTTCACAGttaactgaatttcttttttttgccacCAACAGTTTGAGGAGTTGAACGTTGGGCCTGGGAGAGCTGTGGGAAGGGAGGGACGTAGGCTCTATTAAAACTGTTCTTTTGCTCAAAGTGAAAGTTTCCGCCCTGTTCAGTCTTTCATGCCAAACTGCCTCAGAAGCGTGAGTTAACTGAAACAACATCCTCCACTCCGAGAAACACATCTATGTCTCTGCTGAGTCAGAAACCAGCAGCAATGATGTCAGCGTGCATTTTCAAGTCAGACTTTGTAACTTTGCTGGCCTATTCTGCAGCTTCGAAAAACAATGGTAATCTTCAAAGTATGATGAACGTACAGGCAGAGCATTCCAGACAGACATGAGTGAGAACAAGCCTGGACTCTGGTTTATGCCAGGAACAGGATCAGCACCAAAATGGCTCAAAAGCCAGGGCAACTATCCATCTACTTTCACCTCCATCACTAACATTGCCTAGCAAGAGCTGGTGTTTGAAGCTGAAGGTTTTGTAGAGTTACCTAAGAGTTAGCTAATGCATTTCATGAGGGGTTGAGATCTTTTCCAGTCACAACTAAATGTCTTTCTAAAACACATGCCGTAGCTCAGATGGAAGGTATGGGTGTGAGGCAAGAATTACTGGGGAATGCCCCATGGTATGTACAACTTATTTCAGATCAAATAATCAAGAcagcctttctgctttttaaaaaatctttggaAATGGTTGAACAGTATAGGCTTTTCAATATCACTTGCACTATAAGCTTTGCTGTCAGAAAGGTCTCCAGGTAGAAACGTTTTCAGAAATGAATGCTTACATGAAAATAGCTCATTCATTGCAGCACTGAGGTAGGCCAGGACTTaaagttttcttaaaatgaagaggATGTTGGCCTCTAAGCAAATACCTTAAGTAGGAAAAGGACATTTGATTTGTGCCATCATTAGATTTAAAACACTCTTCTCTGGAGGTATTCCTGTAAGGAAATGGAAGCATGCCTCTTGGAGGGTCTCAGGTGCCAGAATGTTTCACAGTTCTCCATGAcgtcctagttttggctgggatagagttaattttcttcatagtagctggaatggggctctgttttggatctgtgctgaaaacagtgttggtaatacagggatgtttcagttactgctgagcagtgcttatacagtcaaggccttttctgcttctcaccccaccccaccagcgaggaggctgggggtgcacaagaagttgggaggggacacagctgagacagctgaccccaaatgaccaaagggctattccataccatatgacatcatgttcagcatataaggctgggggaagaagaaggaaggggggggaagtttggagtgatggcgtttgtattcccaagtaaccgttacgcgtgatggagccctgctttcctggagatggctgaacacctgcctgcccatgggaagcagtgaatgaattccttgttttgcattgcttgcgtgcgcagcttttctttccctattaaactgtctttatctcaacccaggagttttctcacttttactcttccgattctcatctccatcccaccgggggggagtgagcgagcagctgcgtggtgcttagttgccggctggagttaaacacAACACATGACCTTGCCAGAAGTCTAGCCATGTTCAAAAGGCAGGGTTACATTTCAGTT
The genomic region above belongs to Mycteria americana isolate JAX WOST 10 ecotype Jacksonville Zoo and Gardens chromosome 1, USCA_MyAme_1.0, whole genome shotgun sequence and contains:
- the ASCL4 gene encoding achaete-scute homolog 4 translates to MDSNKDDDGLLNRIAFSGAMSLANSHVHPHGVPLREPFGVPFHLDPSYWEQAYSGHAGHISYIPFPGYVGVYDYSFEPAFIRKRNERERQRVRCVNEGYTRLREHLPKEFADKRLSKVETLRAAISYIKHLQSLLDCHPLGSNSKETLSAKELPEAPSPGPPRECNSDGESKTSSASSPYSEFEETGS